GAGTCACACCGTGACGCGGCCGTCCGCGAGCTCCGCGAGGAGACCGGCATCGTTATCGCCGACCCCGGCGAGAGCGTGTGGTCGCAGGACTTCGACGTGACCTGGGACGAGGCCGACCACGATCGCGGCCACGCCGAGTTCTACGTCGTGCACACGGACGGCTTCCGACTCGACGACAGTGGCTGGACCGACGACGAACGCGTCGACATCACGGCGTCGCGCTGGTGGACCGTCGACGAGCTCGCGGCGACCGAGGAGCCGTTCGAACCGGCGGAGCTCCCCGATCTGGTCCGTCGAGCAGCGCGGTCGCGCGGCTGACCTGCTCCGCAGCGGCCTGGAGGCGCGACTCGCGTCCGCCACGACCGTCTCGTCCACAGGGGTGTCGGTCCCGACTCTCTGCGCGGTACGGTGATGTACATGCATACCGGTTGCGGACACGCTGCCGACCAGCACGACCGCATCCGCGTCCGCGGGGCGCGCGAGCACAACCTGCAGGACGTCGACGTCGACCTGCCGAAGCGCCGTCTTACGGTGTTCACCGGTGTGTCCGGATCGGGCAAGAGCTCGCTCGTCTTCGGCACGGTCGCGGCCGAGTCGCAGCGGATGATCAACGAGACGTACAGCGCGTTCGTGCAGGGCTTCATGCCGTCGCTCGGTCGCCCCGACGTCGACGTGCTCGACGGGCTGACGACCGCGATCGTCGTCGACCAGGAGCGCATCGGGGCGGACCCGCGCTCAACCGTCGGGACGGTCACGGACGCGAACGCGATGCTGCGGGTGCTCTACAGTCGCCTCGGCCGACCCCACGTCGGCGGCCCGAACGCGTTCTCCTTCAACCTCGCCACGGTGTCGGCCGGGGGAGCGATCACCGTCCAGAAGGGCACGAACGTCAAGGCCGAGCGCGTCACCTACAACCGGCTCGGTGGCATGTGCGCCGACTGCGAGGGCCGCGGACTGGTGACCGACATCGACCTCGCGCAGCTCTTCGACGACACGAAGTCCCTCGCGGACGGCGCGATCACGATCCCCGGCTACGGCACCGACGGGTGGAACGTCCGCATGTTCGCCGAGTCCGGGTACGTCGACAAGACCAAGCCCATCCGCGACTTCACCGAGCAGGAACGGCAGGACTTCCTGTACCGCGAGCCGACGAAGCGGAAGATCGCCGGCATCAACATGACGTACGATGGGCTGGTGCCGCGAGTCCGCCGCTCCTTCCTGCAGAAGGACCGTGAGGCGATGCAGCCGCACATCCGCGCCTTCGTCGACCGAGCGGTGACGTTCACGACCTGTCCCGCGTGTGACGGGACCCGACTCAACGACACCGCCCGGTCCTCCCGGATCGACGGGAAGAACATCGCCGACGTCTGCGCCATGCAGATCAGCGACCTCGCGGCCTGGCTCCGAGCGCTCGATGCGCCGAGTGTCGGCCCGTTGCTCGACGGACTCCGGGACGCCGTCGACTCGTTCG
This is a stretch of genomic DNA from Curtobacterium sp. 458. It encodes these proteins:
- a CDS encoding NUDIX domain-containing protein; this encodes MTAKPGLRRTSRILLLDPDGRVFLMDTRAPSSDGFHRWITPGGGVDPGESHRDAAVRELREETGIVIADPGESVWSQDFDVTWDEADHDRGHAEFYVVHTDGFRLDDSGWTDDERVDITASRWWTVDELAATEEPFEPAELPDLVRRAARSRG